From the genome of Sulfurovum sp. NBC37-1, one region includes:
- the polX gene encoding DNA polymerase/3'-5' exonuclease PolX produces MTVSNAEIASIFTQIADLLEIRGEDPFRTRAYRNAARTIENLGKDLSKMVEAGEDISKIPTIGERIANKIREIVQTGRLAKLEYLKHSFPPHLLDILKIEGIGPKRAKILYQELNIGSLEALRKAAEAHKISQLKGFSEKMEQKILKGTMLAKKEGKRFLYSVAEPHAQALEAYLKNFSGAEQVTVAGSFRRRKETVGDLDILATSKDPAKLIDYFVNYPGIKEVVSHGDTRSTVILNSDLQVDLRCVKAESYGAALHYFTGSKSHNIAVRIMARDMGMKVNEYGLFKNGKRIAGATEAEMYEGVGLRYIEPELRESRGEHTAARENRLPKLVEQAQIRGDLHMHTHYSDGHNSIEEMALAAKEHGYEYIAITDHSKHMSIVHGMDEKRAREQMDEIDRINAELKGITILKSIELDILEDGSLALPDSVLKEMDFVVAAVHDHFGLTQKMQTRRILKALENPYVKILAHPTGRLIGEREPYKVNMKQLFKGVTDNGCFLEINAQPKRLDLNDIYAKRAKEAGVRFAISTDSHNAASLDYMKYGVYQARRGWLEEKDVINTLSLSKLKKLLG; encoded by the coding sequence ATGACCGTCAGCAATGCAGAGATCGCTTCCATCTTCACCCAGATAGCCGATCTACTGGAGATCAGAGGAGAGGATCCGTTCAGAACGAGGGCATACAGGAATGCCGCACGTACCATTGAGAACCTGGGAAAAGACCTTTCAAAAATGGTCGAGGCCGGTGAGGATATTTCAAAGATCCCTACGATCGGGGAGCGCATAGCCAATAAGATCAGAGAGATCGTTCAGACCGGCAGGCTGGCAAAACTTGAATATCTCAAACACTCCTTCCCTCCGCATCTTCTTGATATTCTAAAGATAGAAGGTATCGGCCCAAAACGGGCGAAGATACTCTACCAGGAGCTGAATATCGGCTCTCTGGAAGCCTTGAGAAAAGCAGCCGAGGCACACAAGATCAGTCAGCTCAAAGGGTTCAGCGAGAAGATGGAGCAGAAGATACTCAAGGGTACGATGCTTGCCAAGAAAGAGGGGAAACGTTTTCTCTATTCTGTGGCGGAACCGCATGCCCAGGCACTTGAGGCATACCTGAAAAACTTCTCCGGAGCAGAACAGGTTACTGTTGCGGGGAGTTTCAGAAGGAGAAAAGAGACCGTTGGCGACCTGGATATTCTGGCAACTTCGAAAGATCCGGCAAAACTCATAGACTATTTCGTTAACTACCCTGGGATCAAAGAGGTCGTTTCACATGGCGATACGCGCTCCACGGTCATTCTCAACAGCGATCTGCAGGTCGATCTTCGCTGCGTGAAAGCCGAGAGCTACGGAGCGGCACTACACTACTTCACCGGCTCGAAATCGCACAATATCGCCGTACGGATCATGGCAAGGGATATGGGGATGAAGGTCAACGAATACGGCCTTTTCAAAAATGGAAAACGGATCGCGGGTGCCACAGAGGCAGAGATGTATGAGGGTGTGGGTCTTCGCTATATCGAGCCTGAGCTCAGAGAGAGTAGGGGGGAGCATACAGCTGCACGGGAGAACAGGCTTCCAAAGCTCGTAGAACAGGCGCAGATAAGGGGCGACCTGCATATGCATACCCATTACAGTGACGGGCATAACAGCATTGAAGAAATGGCGCTGGCAGCAAAAGAACACGGATACGAATATATCGCCATTACCGACCATTCCAAGCATATGAGTATCGTACACGGTATGGATGAGAAACGGGCGAGGGAACAGATGGATGAGATTGACCGGATCAACGCAGAATTGAAAGGCATCACCATACTGAAAAGTATTGAACTGGACATTCTTGAAGACGGAAGCCTGGCACTGCCGGACAGTGTGCTCAAAGAGATGGACTTTGTGGTCGCTGCGGTACACGACCACTTCGGGCTGACACAGAAGATGCAGACCAGACGGATCTTAAAGGCCCTGGAAAATCCTTACGTAAAAATACTCGCCCACCCGACAGGCAGGCTCATCGGTGAGAGGGAACCCTACAAGGTGAATATGAAACAGTTGTTCAAAGGGGTAACGGATAACGGCTGTTTCCTTGAGATAAACGCACAGCCCAAACGGCTTGATCTTAACGATATTTATGCCAAACGCGCCAAAGAGGCAGGTGTGCGTTTTGCCATTTCGACCGATTCGCACAATGCGGCATCTTTGGACTACATGAAGTACGGTGTATATCAGGCAAGAAGAGGGTGGCTGGAAGAGAAGGATGTCATCAACACCCTTTCCCTTTCAAAACTGAAAAAGCTTCTGGGTTAA
- a CDS encoding metal-sulfur cluster assembly factor, with translation MNPEDIKIDDIPTTAEEMKAYEEKFGKKEETPKSEVKRPSEAEIRERMDEEKKAFMDKIPSDEEMKEIVIEELRKIYDPELPVNIYDLGLIYNVECWTNEVSLMKWCKITMTLTSATCSMSDVIVDLVKSISKRVEYLENVDVDIVFDPPWDQSKMSDEAKLAMGML, from the coding sequence ATGAATCCTGAAGATATAAAGATTGATGATATTCCGACCACGGCCGAAGAGATGAAAGCATACGAAGAGAAGTTCGGGAAAAAAGAAGAAACACCGAAGTCCGAGGTCAAAAGACCCTCCGAAGCGGAGATCAGAGAGAGAATGGATGAAGAGAAAAAAGCATTCATGGATAAAATACCAAGCGATGAAGAGATGAAAGAGATCGTCATCGAGGAACTCAGGAAGATCTATGACCCGGAACTACCTGTCAACATCTACGACCTCGGCCTCATCTACAATGTAGAGTGCTGGACCAACGAGGTCTCCCTGATGAAATGGTGCAAGATCACTATGACCCTGACCTCTGCTACCTGCTCCATGTCCGATGTCATCGTTGATCTGGTCAAAAGCATTAGCAAGCGTGTCGAGTATCTTGAAAATGTGGATGTCGACATCGTCTTCGATCCACCCTGGGACCAGAGCAAAATGAGCGACGAGGCCAAACTGGCAATGGGAATGCTTTAA
- a CDS encoding SufE family protein, producing the protein MSMEETISRYKEDFDLFPTANDKLEYIFDLGKKHTTLPEEEKNDETFVEGCASAAWLVGKCKDGRLVLRGEGTSEMAKGMLTLLLDIFNNRTPDEILTFDPEKLHEMGVIELLSPVRQQSLEAFLNKVYAYAKRCKEKEIPNES; encoded by the coding sequence ATGAGCATGGAAGAGACTATTTCCCGTTACAAAGAAGATTTCGATCTTTTCCCAACAGCCAACGACAAACTCGAATATATCTTCGATCTGGGAAAGAAACACACCACACTTCCCGAAGAGGAGAAGAACGACGAGACCTTTGTGGAAGGATGTGCCTCAGCGGCATGGCTTGTCGGCAAATGTAAAGACGGCAGACTCGTTCTGCGCGGGGAAGGTACTTCAGAAATGGCCAAAGGGATGCTGACACTTCTGCTGGACATTTTTAATAATCGTACGCCTGACGAGATCCTGACTTTCGACCCGGAAAAACTGCATGAGATGGGTGTCATAGAACTACTCTCCCCTGTACGACAGCAGAGCCTGGAAGCCTTTTTAAACAAGGTGTATGCCTATGCGAAAAGATGTAAAGAAAAGGAGATTCCAAATGAATCCTGA
- a CDS encoding SufD family Fe-S cluster assembly protein: MILDTLRDKTAEEMGQLLQADEHTAILERLHTLGIPTKKGEAYRYFDIESLLAKEYHTLDYVPKSIKESDRVEIVDGTVISAPKGMRIFYEACKVIDMEHFDPLYYLGHLLVPHVIKIEIDGDAHVEIVHRFTQSNALINYRIVLENQSNRHATINETFEDANISGSLVLYGHDVRIAPDSTLRMLKTQTLQPENYAIVASHSIQVGRNANAIFKSFDFGGGLGLQLIKMELDERAHAQAGHLLYLNSDARRGTVSQIVHKGMHSTSSQEAKNILDGSARGIFDALIKVEHSARYTKAHQNSKAILLDERAYMAAKPQLEIYIDELEASHGSTTGQLDKKQLFYLQSRGISATEARKMLVIAFANTLIEKVKDSRQQERIKEAFDNAFYTLHEKEAS, from the coding sequence ATGATACTCGACACACTGAGAGACAAAACAGCAGAGGAGATGGGTCAGCTACTACAGGCTGATGAGCATACAGCTATCCTTGAAAGGCTGCACACCCTTGGCATACCCACCAAAAAAGGTGAAGCCTACCGCTATTTTGACATTGAATCTCTGCTGGCAAAAGAATATCATACGCTCGACTATGTGCCAAAAAGTATTAAAGAGAGCGACAGGGTAGAGATCGTAGACGGTACTGTCATCTCTGCTCCCAAGGGAATGCGCATCTTCTATGAAGCCTGCAAGGTGATCGACATGGAACACTTTGACCCGCTCTATTACCTGGGTCACCTACTCGTACCGCATGTCATCAAGATAGAGATCGACGGCGATGCCCATGTAGAGATCGTGCACCGTTTCACACAGAGCAATGCACTCATCAACTATCGCATCGTTCTTGAGAACCAAAGCAACAGACATGCTACTATCAATGAGACATTCGAAGATGCGAATATTTCCGGTTCTCTGGTACTTTACGGCCATGACGTCCGGATCGCACCGGACAGTACGCTCAGAATGCTCAAAACACAGACCCTGCAGCCAGAGAACTATGCCATTGTGGCATCACACAGCATTCAGGTCGGCAGAAATGCCAATGCCATTTTCAAATCATTCGATTTCGGCGGCGGTCTGGGACTGCAGCTGATAAAAATGGAACTGGATGAGCGTGCCCATGCCCAGGCGGGGCACCTGCTCTACCTGAACAGCGATGCCAGAAGAGGTACCGTGTCGCAGATCGTGCATAAAGGGATGCACTCCACTTCCTCACAGGAAGCCAAGAATATTCTGGATGGCTCTGCCAGGGGGATCTTCGATGCGTTGATCAAGGTGGAGCATTCGGCCAGGTACACCAAGGCACACCAGAACTCCAAAGCGATCCTCCTGGATGAAAGAGCTTACATGGCGGCAAAGCCCCAACTGGAGATCTACATAGACGAACTGGAAGCCTCACACGGCTCCACAACGGGGCAGCTGGACAAAAAACAGCTCTTCTACCTCCAGTCACGCGGTATTTCCGCTACTGAAGCCCGGAAAATGCTGGTCATTGCCTTTGCTAATACGCTCATAGAGAAGGTCAAGGACAGCCGGCAGCAGGAGCGCATCAAAGAGGCGTTTGACAATGCTTTTTATACCCTTCACGAAAAGGAGGCATCATGA
- the sufC gene encoding Fe-S cluster assembly ATPase SufC, which yields MKTLEIENIHAKIGEKEILKGLNLALEPGKVHAIMGPNGAGKSTLSKTIVGHYDVKVTEGDIRYKGKSIIEMEPEERALEGIFLSFQHPVEIPGVNNAYFLRTALNAKRKHEGKEELNAAEFLRLMKSHLEMLGMKSDMISRSLNEGFSGGEKKRNEILQMLILEPEVIILDEIDSGLDIDALRAVSEGINKMKDGKRSFLVITHYSRILDYIEPDYIHVLKEGRIIKTAGPELVAKLEEEGYESIIEDIES from the coding sequence ATGAAAACATTAGAGATAGAGAACATACATGCAAAGATCGGAGAGAAAGAGATACTCAAGGGCTTGAACCTTGCATTGGAACCCGGAAAGGTCCATGCCATCATGGGGCCAAACGGCGCGGGTAAATCGACACTCTCCAAAACGATCGTGGGGCATTATGATGTAAAGGTCACGGAAGGTGACATTCGCTACAAAGGCAAAAGCATTATAGAGATGGAGCCTGAAGAGAGAGCGCTTGAGGGTATCTTCCTTAGTTTTCAGCATCCGGTGGAGATCCCCGGTGTGAACAATGCCTATTTCCTCAGAACCGCACTCAATGCCAAACGCAAGCATGAAGGGAAAGAGGAGCTCAATGCAGCCGAATTCCTCAGGCTGATGAAGAGCCATCTCGAAATGCTCGGTATGAAGTCGGATATGATCAGCCGTTCGCTCAACGAAGGTTTCTCCGGCGGAGAGAAGAAACGTAACGAGATCCTGCAGATGCTCATCCTCGAACCTGAAGTGATCATCCTCGACGAGATAGACTCCGGGCTGGATATCGATGCGCTCAGAGCGGTCTCCGAGGGTATCAACAAGATGAAGGACGGCAAACGTTCTTTTCTCGTCATTACCCACTACAGCCGTATTCTGGACTACATCGAACCTGACTATATCCATGTACTCAAGGAAGGGCGCATCATCAAAACGGCTGGCCCTGAGCTCGTAGCAAAGTTGGAAGAGGAAGGGTATGAATCCATCATCGAGGATATAGAGTCATGA
- the sufB gene encoding Fe-S cluster assembly protein SufB has translation MANEELNKAVSGEYNLGFEIDIETDVVPPGLNEDTIRFISKKKEEPEWMLELRLKALRKWLTMEEPHWAHLEYEPIDYQSISYYAAPKTGGPESLDEVDPKILEAYEKLGIPLEEQKQLQGIAVDAVVDSVSVKTTYSEELQKHGVIFCSISDAIRDYPELIQKYMFSVVPMADNYFAALNSAVFTDGTFVYIPKGVRCPMELSTYFRINALNTGQFERTLIVADEGSYVSYNEGCSAPTRDENQLHAAVVELVTMKDAEIKYSTIQNWYPGDENGKGGIYNFVTKRGLCKGDNSKISWTQVETGSAITWKYPSCILKGDNSVGEFYSVAVTTLAQQADTGTKMIHLGKNTSSTIISKGISAMKGQNTYRGLVKIGSDAANSRNYSECDSLLIGDRCGAHTFPYLESKDTQGQIEHEATTSKISDEQLFYLRQRGINEEDAVSMIVHGFCKEVFSQLPMEYAVEAKALLELTLEGSVG, from the coding sequence ATGGCAAACGAAGAACTCAACAAAGCTGTCTCGGGTGAATACAACCTTGGTTTCGAGATCGATATTGAGACCGATGTCGTACCTCCAGGCCTTAATGAAGACACGATACGCTTCATTTCAAAAAAGAAAGAAGAGCCCGAATGGATGCTGGAGCTCAGACTCAAAGCCCTCAGAAAATGGCTGACGATGGAAGAGCCCCACTGGGCCCACCTTGAGTATGAACCCATTGATTATCAATCTATCTCCTACTATGCCGCCCCAAAAACCGGCGGCCCGGAGAGTCTCGACGAAGTCGACCCGAAGATCCTCGAAGCCTATGAGAAACTCGGTATTCCCCTTGAGGAGCAGAAACAGCTTCAGGGTATCGCCGTCGATGCCGTCGTGGACTCGGTCTCCGTCAAGACGACCTACTCCGAAGAGCTTCAGAAGCACGGCGTGATCTTCTGCTCCATCTCCGATGCAATACGTGACTATCCGGAGCTCATTCAGAAATATATGTTCTCCGTCGTTCCCATGGCGGATAATTATTTTGCGGCACTCAACTCGGCTGTCTTCACCGACGGAACTTTTGTATATATTCCCAAAGGAGTACGTTGCCCTATGGAGCTGAGCACATACTTCCGTATCAACGCGCTCAATACCGGGCAGTTCGAACGAACACTCATCGTAGCCGATGAAGGCTCGTACGTCAGTTACAACGAAGGATGCTCCGCGCCGACACGCGATGAGAACCAGCTTCATGCCGCAGTGGTCGAGCTTGTGACAATGAAAGACGCCGAGATCAAATACTCCACCATCCAGAACTGGTACCCCGGAGACGAGAACGGCAAAGGCGGTATCTACAACTTTGTGACCAAACGCGGACTCTGCAAGGGGGACAACTCAAAGATCTCCTGGACGCAGGTGGAGACAGGTTCTGCCATTACATGGAAATACCCAAGCTGCATTCTTAAAGGTGACAACTCGGTCGGCGAGTTCTACTCGGTCGCTGTGACCACCCTCGCCCAGCAGGCCGATACGGGTACCAAGATGATCCACCTCGGGAAGAACACCTCTTCGACCATCATCTCCAAAGGTATCTCGGCTATGAAAGGCCAGAACACTTACCGGGGACTTGTGAAGATAGGTTCGGATGCTGCAAATTCGCGTAACTACTCGGAGTGTGACTCCCTGCTCATCGGCGACAGGTGCGGGGCACACACTTTCCCCTATCTCGAATCGAAAGACACACAGGGGCAGATAGAGCATGAAGCCACCACTTCGAAGATCAGCGATGAACAGCTCTTCTACCTCAGACAGAGAGGGATCAATGAAGAGGATGCCGTCTCGATGATCGTTCACGGATTCTGCAAAGAAGTATTTTCACAACTCCCTATGGAGTACGCAGTAGAAGCAAAAGCATTATTGGAATTAACATTGGAAGGAAGCGTAGGATGA
- the cls gene encoding cardiolipin synthase has protein sequence MNFWVIAGALTHLSILLLILARILTRPHRQPASRIAWIVVVISLPILGILAYIGFGEVNIGRKRVEKLQKIIEKMRHDLPTVRGNEPHLATKIPKPFTPVFAVGRSINGFPPVAGNIAQLPPDSNTSIDSIISDIDAAKEHVHLSFYIWLSDRNGLKVVEALKRAASRGVTCRVMADDIGSRDMVRSRYWKEMEEAGVRLAVLLPIGNILLRPFRGRVDLRNHRKIVVIDNSITYSGSQNCADPEFRVKPKFAPWVDIMMRFEGPVAIQNQYVFASDWMLHTDESLYELLLQPITMPMEDGFTAQVVATGPTERPTAIPEMFESLLFTAHERVIITTPYFIPDESLQNALCTTAYRGVETIMIFPRRNDSWVVAAASHSYYEDLLKAGVKIYEYEGGLLHTKSVTVDDEITLIGSANMDRRSFELNYENNILYHDSEMTVAIRQRQEQYLFTSVPVTLEEVRAWPFRRRLWNNTIAILGPLL, from the coding sequence ATGAATTTCTGGGTGATCGCCGGCGCATTGACGCATCTGTCCATTCTTTTGCTTATCCTCGCACGCATACTGACCAGGCCGCATAGACAGCCGGCTTCCCGGATCGCATGGATCGTCGTTGTCATATCCCTTCCCATTTTGGGTATCCTGGCCTATATCGGTTTTGGAGAAGTCAATATTGGCCGAAAACGTGTAGAAAAACTGCAAAAGATCATTGAAAAAATGCGTCATGATCTGCCGACGGTCAGAGGGAATGAACCGCATCTCGCTACCAAGATCCCCAAACCTTTCACTCCGGTCTTCGCTGTCGGAAGATCCATTAACGGTTTTCCCCCTGTAGCAGGAAACATCGCGCAGCTTCCTCCAGACTCCAATACCTCGATCGACTCAATCATCTCCGATATCGATGCAGCAAAAGAGCATGTGCACCTGAGTTTTTACATCTGGCTTTCGGACAGGAACGGCCTTAAAGTCGTCGAAGCCCTCAAGCGGGCTGCAAGCAGAGGTGTTACATGCAGGGTCATGGCGGATGATATCGGTTCACGTGATATGGTACGCTCCCGATACTGGAAAGAGATGGAAGAAGCAGGTGTCAGACTCGCAGTACTGCTTCCCATAGGCAATATTCTGCTGCGGCCATTCCGGGGACGGGTCGATCTGAGAAATCACCGGAAAATAGTCGTCATAGACAACAGCATTACCTACAGTGGAAGCCAGAACTGTGCCGATCCTGAATTTCGTGTCAAACCGAAGTTTGCCCCCTGGGTGGACATCATGATGCGTTTTGAAGGGCCTGTGGCAATTCAGAACCAGTATGTCTTCGCCAGTGACTGGATGCTTCATACCGATGAGAGTCTTTATGAGCTTCTGCTCCAACCCATTACCATGCCGATGGAAGACGGCTTCACCGCGCAGGTAGTCGCTACCGGGCCGACGGAGCGCCCGACGGCTATCCCCGAAATGTTCGAATCGCTCCTTTTCACTGCGCACGAAAGGGTCATCATCACCACGCCGTATTTCATCCCGGACGAGTCCCTGCAGAATGCGCTGTGTACGACGGCATACCGCGGTGTGGAGACGATCATGATCTTTCCCCGAAGGAATGACTCATGGGTCGTTGCTGCAGCAAGCCACAGCTATTATGAAGATTTGCTCAAGGCAGGTGTAAAGATCTACGAGTATGAAGGCGGACTCCTGCATACCAAGTCGGTAACGGTGGACGATGAGATCACGCTGATCGGCTCTGCCAACATGGACAGGCGCAGTTTTGAACTCAATTATGAGAACAACATACTCTACCATGACAGCGAAATGACAGTGGCGATACGTCAGCGTCAGGAGCAGTATCTGTTCACTTCCGTTCCGGTCACTCTGGAAGAGGTAAGAGCATGGCCGTTCAGACGTCGTCTCTGGAACAACACTATTGCGATACTCGGTCCACTTTTATGA
- a CDS encoding gamma-glutamylcyclotransferase family protein, whose protein sequence is MGYPGIKLSDKDDTVHGYLFYSDNLCEHWDFLDEFEGEEFVRSKVTVERYDELDVETYIYVLKEEKDSIEDLS, encoded by the coding sequence ATGGGCTACCCGGGTATCAAGCTCAGTGACAAAGACGACACGGTACACGGCTACCTTTTCTACTCTGACAATCTTTGTGAGCACTGGGACTTTCTTGATGAATTTGAGGGTGAAGAGTTCGTTCGTTCCAAAGTGACCGTGGAACGCTACGACGAACTGGATGTGGAGACGTACATCTACGTGCTGAAAGAGGAGAAAGATTCGATCGAAGATCTCTCCTGA
- a CDS encoding phospholipase D family protein: protein MSRFLHTAVLAATLLFLSACNHSSPASLPPKQKSFTKLPKGKAPLLHYLARTDRPLGKHSAFYPLEKPMDALAARIFLIDHASTSLDVQYYIYEDDRTGNFFSYHLLKAAQRGVKIRILLDDLITTGKDREFAILAAHPNIELRLFNPNRLRRSFRNLALLFDIDRLGKRMHNKALIADGTSAIIGGRNIGDVYYAADNEILFLDYDILTIGKVVPDIYRSFDIYWNSKEAVPSDEVLDNGSIDKTEYQIVAKNLEKEVREFQHSPIGTALSRSNFLKKISQKTLQMTVAERTDFYYDYPEKVTTNENDKQTHISSQISEDLKHINHDLIIVSPYFIPGEELMKELRALRKKHIKVTVVTNSLASTDVFPVYSGYRWYIRDLVQMGVVLYELKPTSLKTALKKKKIKKTFSASLHTKMMILDNDRLVVGSANVDPRSDKLNTETLMIISSEKLASGHKKVLSAILNEKYFYRVTWGEHPLEPEDDGMVQYGPVWHTLENGKEKVYYTPPRAGFLKTLGTDILSLFPIEGYL from the coding sequence ATGTCCCGTTTTTTACATACCGCAGTACTGGCTGCCACCCTTCTCTTTCTTTCCGCCTGCAACCATAGCAGCCCTGCATCCTTGCCGCCCAAACAGAAAAGTTTCACCAAGCTTCCCAAAGGGAAAGCACCGCTGCTCCATTACCTGGCCAGGACGGACAGGCCCCTTGGTAAGCATTCCGCCTTTTATCCACTTGAAAAACCCATGGATGCTCTTGCCGCAAGAATATTCCTGATCGACCATGCCAGCACAAGCCTGGATGTACAGTACTACATTTATGAAGATGACCGAACGGGGAATTTCTTCTCTTACCATTTGCTCAAAGCGGCCCAAAGGGGCGTAAAGATCCGCATACTGCTCGATGACCTTATTACAACGGGCAAAGACAGGGAATTTGCCATACTGGCCGCACATCCCAACATCGAACTGCGTCTTTTCAACCCCAACCGCCTGAGAAGGTCATTCCGTAACCTGGCGCTCCTCTTCGACATCGACCGCCTCGGCAAACGTATGCACAACAAAGCGCTCATTGCCGACGGAACCTCCGCGATCATCGGGGGAAGGAACATCGGTGATGTCTACTACGCGGCAGATAATGAAATACTCTTCCTTGACTACGACATTCTTACCATCGGAAAGGTCGTACCTGACATCTACCGCTCCTTCGACATTTACTGGAACAGCAAAGAGGCCGTCCCCTCTGATGAGGTATTGGACAATGGTAGTATCGACAAAACGGAGTACCAAATTGTGGCAAAAAATCTTGAAAAGGAAGTAAGGGAGTTTCAGCATAGTCCTATAGGAACTGCCTTGTCCCGTTCCAATTTTCTAAAGAAAATATCACAAAAAACCCTGCAAATGACTGTAGCGGAACGGACCGATTTTTACTATGACTACCCCGAGAAGGTCACCACGAACGAGAATGACAAGCAAACCCATATCTCCTCACAGATCAGTGAGGACCTGAAACACATCAACCATGACCTGATCATCGTTTCGCCCTACTTCATCCCCGGGGAAGAGTTGATGAAGGAACTGCGTGCATTGAGAAAGAAGCACATCAAAGTCACCGTTGTGACGAACTCTCTCGCCTCCACCGATGTCTTCCCCGTTTACAGCGGCTACAGATGGTACATCAGAGACCTGGTGCAGATGGGGGTCGTGCTGTATGAACTGAAACCCACAAGCCTGAAAACGGCCCTGAAGAAGAAAAAGATCAAAAAAACGTTCAGTGCATCGCTCCATACCAAGATGATGATTCTCGATAACGACCGTCTCGTCGTCGGTTCGGCCAATGTCGATCCAAGGTCCGACAAGCTTAATACCGAGACCCTTATGATCATTAGTTCCGAAAAGCTTGCAAGCGGCCATAAAAAAGTACTCTCAGCCATCCTGAACGAGAAATATTTCTACAGAGTCACCTGGGGCGAACATCCACTGGAACCCGAAGATGACGGCATGGTACAGTACGGACCGGTCTGGCACACTCTGGAGAACGGAAAAGAGAAAGTCTACTACACGCCTCCCCGGGCCGGGTTCCTAAAAACTCTGGGGACGGACATACTCTCTCTTTTCCCTATAGAAGGATATCTGTAA